The DNA window ctcatattctgcaaaaaaaaaatttcatccctcattgatcatatGTACAAGtagttttttcttatttttaaaaacTCATATATATGTCTAATTGATTTCAACTGAACAATATAAATattatgtaatatatctctatttgatttcacttgaataAGCCAATTGTAGTTATAGctgaaatcaaataaagatataCTATATGTTATTTATACttttcaggtgaaatcaaatagatatatatatatatgaattttttttaaaaaaaaagccatTAGTATATATGATCAATGAGttatgaaaaaattcattttatgaaatgtgaggaatgaaaaaattcattttgtgaaatgtaagaaacaaaaaatatgaaagactatggatcggattatgtaaaatatGATTGACAGTTTTGTctttaaaaaatgatcacgtgcaaggcacgtggtgaAATCTGATTAAAAACTAGTCAAAAACTTAGGTAGGAATAGTTGACCACCAAAAGAGTTTTAAAACTCTAATTGGATCTAGATCAAGGGATCAAATCCCCTtacttatattttaaaaatctaGACTTTCTTGAAAATGCCGTCAGCGGATACGTAGGCATTTATTGAGAGTCGGTGGTGGTTCAATCCCTTTCGAATTCTCCTTGGGTCTTTTTAGGTCCCCCTCGCCTTATTATAGAGTAAGTGTAGGTTtatcatgttttaaaaaaatttaggtagggaccaaatttgaatAACATGAATTTGTAAAacacgtaaaattacacttttaaatgTGATgatgaaaaaagtcattttgtaaaatgtgatggatgttttgaacgattttccttttattttagaGGACAACTCAATAATTTTTCAGCAATAGGTTTTAAATATTAATAATGGAATTATCATATATGGTAATTAACCAGTAAGAATGCTTGAGATCTAAAATGATTGAGAATGTTAATAACTTTAATCTAACTATCTTACAACATAGACTACATCATTTCATTATGACATCAAAATAGGCGATTACCTCTTGGGCcttttgcttaaaaaaaaaaaaaagaaagaaagaaaaagcccTCCTAGACTTTTTATTACTAGAAAAGTGTTCATTTTGTACTTCATTTTTCAAATGGGCCTGGGCTTTCAAACGGGGTGAAGGGCAGCTCTGTTTGGATTCAagagttttttaaaaattattaaaatttttaaaaaatattctaaaaagtagtctaaattttttttcaatatctaaaaaatatcccaaaatatattttaaaaattcttttactcttaaatatcccaaaatattttctaaaatatactataaaaactctgctacaataaagtttttcaaaaatacccccaaAAACAGCTCATCCAAACGGGAATTTCTAGCCCTCAAGTGTTGCGCattgaaatgaaaatgaaaataatctaTTTCCAAGCTAGATACGTACAACAGCACACCCAACTGGAAAGCGAATTTATGGATGAACTAATTGGAAAGTGATTGAGAGTGTAACTCAAAATCCATTGAGATCCACTAGTTGTCTAAGCCCTCGCCTCGCCTATGGTATTGTTTTAAGCACCTGATATGTTTATTTAATTCTATATGTAAATTTTATGTGTTTACCTAGCAAATCTGGAATTCTGGAGTTGACTGATGATTGAATTAAATACGTGCTTGAAGAAGTATAAGAACAACCTTAATTACCAATTTAACCAATCTGATATCTTCAACCTTTGGCAATCCTTTTGTATCGTCATGGTTATCATTTCAATACTATCCAACAAACCTTAGTGGTTTAACAATCCCTTCTTGAATTTTCATCCTTTCAGTGTCAGGGTCTAATATTGGTCCATCTCATTTGACGCTGGAAAAGGTGAACTGTGTACCAAGAGGATAAACAAAATAATTGGAGTGGGGTTGCAGGGATCCAAGataaccccaaaaaaagaaaaacccacGAGTTCACCTtgatttgtttcttttgtacttTGTGTTTATTCATATGACTAGTAAGTAGTTTGTGAACCAGTAGACTAATCCCTATCAGATCACCAAGAAGGCAAGAACCAGAACCGCGTGTTATTAATATACAGCAAGGTCCAGGTTTGGGCTGTTGTTAGCTAGCTGGACATTTTCACCATTCTCTTATGTCAATTGTCACAAATCACAACCACTTGCTTCTATTAGCCATCTGGGTACAGCTAGAAAAGTTACCATGGGATCAAGTGATCACCCACTCGTTCAACAACTTTTACCCCAACAACTTGCCTCTGCTGAACCTTCCTCAGCTCTTCCTGAATCCTAATGCCTCCCTATAAATACTCTAATTGGTAGCAGTCTTCAAATCATCCCACAACACAAAATTACCTGTCTCAGTCActaaagagggaaaaaaacgctttcttcaaaattttcaaaatggCATATTCTTCTTGTTCATCTAGTCTTGTAAGAATATTTCTTACATCCTTCATAGGAAGCACTTTTGTAGTACTTGCATCCGCTCGCAACTTCTATCAAGAAGTCGACATCACATGGGGTGGCGATGGCCGGGCAAAGATACTCAACAATGGTGGACTTCTCACTCTCTCGCTTGATAAAACATCTGGCTCTGGTTTCCAATCTAAAAAAGAGTACCTATTTGGCAAAATCGACATGCAACTCAAACTTGTCGCTGGAAATTCTGCTGGCACTGTCACAGCCTATTACGTAAGTAGCTATCTAGTACATTTTTTCTGCCATGCATATGGTCCTCATAATATATACTTCTTCAGGCACTCTATTAGATTAAAATGCTAATAATTTAAGTGGTATTTTGCAGTTGTCATCTCAAGGCCCGACTCATGATGAAATAGACTTCGAGTTCTTGGGAAACCTTAGTGGTGACCCTTATATTCTTCACACAAATGTATACAGCCAAGGCAAGGGAAACAGAGAGCAGCAATTCTACCTCTGGTTCGACCCAACTGCAGATTTTCACACCTATTCCGTCCTTTGGAATCCACGACGCATCATGTAAGTTTACAGAACAAGAATCAGAACAATTCCTGCCATTCAGTTGAGCAAATTCGTGTTCAACCTGTTCTAACACGACAATTTTTGGGTTCTTTTCCCCTCCAGATTTTCCGTGGATGGCACACCTATCAGGGAATACAAGAATCCTGAGTCTCTGGGTGTTCCATACCCAAAGAACCAACCGATGAGGATATATTCAAGCTTGTGGAATGCAGATGACTGGGCAACAAGAGGTGGACTTGTTAAAGCAGACTGGTCTAAAGCTCCATTCACTGCCTCCTACAGAAACTTCAATGAAAATGCTTGTATTTGGTCGTCCGGAAAATCTTCATGCAATTCAAATACTGCTTCAAACAATGCATGGCTGAATCAAGAGTTGGATGCCAGCAGCCAAGAAAGGCTCAAGTGGGTGCAGAAGAATTATATGATTTACAACTATTGCACTGATTTAAAGCGCTTTCCACAAGGCTTCCCCCCAGAATGTGCTATCAATAAGTcctcataggaaaagaaatttagTACTAGTGCTCTTATCAGTTTAAAGTTTTGTAATTCTTTAATTCTTTATTTTCTATTGGTTACCTGAAGCATTCAGAGTAAAGTACCACTTTGTTTCTGTAGCTAATTCTTTTAGTAATGAAAgaaatttctaaatttttggAATAAAAACTCTGTTGCATGTTGAGATTTATTTTTGACTAAGAATAAATCAGTCAAAGAAGTGGAACAGCTCATACAGAGCCAATCTATGTAATATCCGACCATGCATTCTCGAAAAGCCACGGGCAAGTAAAAGCTGCAGAATCTTGGTATATCATATGGAATGGAGCAATCTTTGTCTCCAATCTCCATGCAGCAGTAGCGAAGCCAGAAAATTTCTTTATTGGGGGCACTTTCTATGTTATTTCGTTCATGCTCAAATACAAATTTCAAACATTATTTTATAGGTTTCACACTATGTAAAGTTCAATGTACATATATGATTCAATTTCACAATTTAAAAGCTCCAagatttttcattcattttaatgaAGTCAACTTTTACAAGGATAAGAGCaacataatattaaaataaaGGCTTTGTTCGAATTCAAGTGTTTTTtcgggtttgtttggatagtgtattatttgaaataattactgtagtactttttgtgatgtgatgtatgtgagataaaaagtagttgggaatataaaaatgtaggttggaaaatgtgtttgtgatgcaagcgaaatattatttgaaataattttggtATCCAAACACTCTCAGTACAATTATATATTTCAAAAACGTCACCAAAAACACTATTTTATATTTCAAATACAACttataaaatatacaaataataatattaaataaataaataaatcttattaccttttcttcttcctcccacCGTTACTCACCACCACCACCTTCTCTatccttctctctcttttttctctctctctttctttcctcctcctctttttccttctctttccgCTCCTTTCCCTTCCAAAAAGGTCGCGTCAACAGTAAACAGTGGGTCTGGGAGGgagggaaggaagaagaaggagaaggagGAAGGGGGAGAAAGAGAATAGAGCAGGGAGTAGTGGTGGGTGATAAGTGgtgtaaattaaaaaaatatatacccaaaaaatttgaaattctaaaaaatatctcaaaatacaTCTCAAAACATCCTCAAAAATACCTCCAAAAAAcaatataaaaaatatttgcagtaaaagttttttatatatattactacaataaattttttaaaaaacattttcaaaaacagctaatTCACACAGAACCGAAGTTAGCAAATTGTATACatgaaaatgtcaaaattttttctaaatACTAACATATTTAGTCAATTATTTTAGATGTAATTTTGAGATGATATAAAAACATCACAAGAagttaataaatgaaaatagaGGACATATACTAAAGCTCCAGAGAAGTAGTGtgaataaattacaagataataGCTCTACATTGATGTCTACTAACTAGATATATaagaaaattgaaattaaaaggGCCATAAATATACTAATGAGAAGATTGCACCATTAACTAATATAGCATGAGCATAACTTTGACTTTGTTAATATTATCCCTAGCtttatattaaatttaaatattaatgaataattttgaaaaaaaaattcactaacTTCAACGTCAAACTATCATTCTTAAAAAGTTAGAATCCCAACGTCCTACAAAAAACTTGAAATAAAGGGAGTATTTAATAGTGATAAAGTTGCTTTGGTCGTATTAATTGGCTAGGACTTAGGACTCTGCATAACTAATATAGCATGAGCATAACTTTGACTTTGTTAATATTATCCCTAGCtttatattaaatttaaatattaatgaataattttgaaaaaaaaattcactaacTTCAACGTCAAACTATCATTCTTAAAAAGTTAGAATCCCAACGTCCTACAAAAAACTTGAAATGAAGGGAGTATTTAATAGTGATAAAGTTGCTTTGGTCGTATTAATTGGTCAGGACTTAGGACTCTGCATCAAAGTTGGCGCATACTAAATAGCATAAACACTGACAAAGAGGTATGGAATTGGTAATGAACAAACAAATTAGTCTCTCTGTATGAGAGCCTTTTCTCTCATTTCTAGAGAGAGGAAGTCACCCTTTGTGGGTGTTGGAAACTTCTTTCACAAACTTTCCCAATTTAAACTTTCCCAAAATAAGCTCAATCTTAAGAGCCTAAATAAAAAATCTTCCATTGTAGGAAACTTACCGAATTCATCCACCTACCCTGGATCTACGCTTGGATATCTAGGGAACGCAGAGCATTCTATCCCGATGTCCCGATCCTTTGTGATCTAAGAGTTTTGTTTCTCGCCTTTCCTTTTTGGGCATCTTCTTTTACTCCTGTGTTCGTTGTTTAGTCTTGTGTTTTGTTTTCTTCTATTTCTGTGTTTGGTGTGTATTAGTTTCCAGGTGTTTGGCTTTGGAGCTTGGTTGGAGGCGTTAGTATAACGCCGACTGTTTTTTGATCGTGGTTGGCCTGAGTAGGAGTCTGGTTAGCAGTGGTTCATCTGTGGGGGGAGTATGGAGAGCATTGAGGATATTCTTCGCAGATTCAATCTCTCTGAGGAGGAACGAGATGGAGTCCGGTTGGAGAAGGAGGAAGTAGCGAAGAGTGTGTCACAGTGCAATATGAGCCTGATCGGGAGGGTTTGGGGGGATAAACAGGCAAATATATGAGGACTGAGGAGCTTTGTGAATAGTATGTGGTCACAGGCAAGGAATCTCAAGGTTATGGAAATTGGACGCAACCTGTTTCAGTTCACCTTTGACAAGGAACAGGATATGGAGGCAGTGATGCGTCAAAGGCCATGGATCTATGACGATCAGCCACTAGTGCTTCTAAGGTGGAAAGAAGGATTGGAGGATGATGTAGAGGCATTCTGTAGTACGTTAATATGGGTCCAGATCTGGAACATTCCGTTGCATTGGGTGACGAAAAAAGCTGGAAGGAAGATAGGTAGTATTTTCCCTAAGGTTCATGAAGTGATTGTGCCACAAAGTGGGGGTAAGGAAGGGAAGCATCTGAAAACTTTAGTTGAAGTTAACCTCTCGGCTCCCTTACCTCGGGGTATCATGGTGAATTGTAATGGTGAGCAAAGATGGATTGCTTTTCGATATGAAAAATGTCCTGATTTCTGCTTTGGTTGTGGCAAGATTAGGCAAATTAAGCGAAACTGTGGGTAGAAGGGGTTGAATGTAGAAGGGAATTTTCAGTTTGGGAGCTGGTTGAGAGCTAGTCTTCCTCGCAGTCCAAATAGGAGGGCTAGGAACGGTAATGGGAATGGGGAGACGGAGGAGGAGAGGGGCCATGCATGGGATAATAAGGATACGGAGAGACCTGTGAATAATCTACTGTTAACCTACACGGAAGATTTTCATAAGGTAGCACAATCCAAAGGAGAGGCTGAGAGGGAGCTGAATAAGAACTTGGCTTCCAGGGGTGGTAAGGAGGAGGGTGCTGGGGAGGTGCGGGGCAGGGGTCAAGGGGAAGTTGGGAGGGAAGGAATGAACAAAGGGGATGAGGGGTTCCGGAAGGATAGTGGTAGAATGGGGGAAGGAAAGGGGGATGATGGCAGGGATGAGGGGCTGAGGGATTTACAGGGGCAAGGAAGCTTCGTGGTGGGGGGGAGGTTCTGATGATCTGATGTGGGTTGATAGGGTACAGGGGGGTGCTGAGGGAGACAAGATTACTGAGGGATTAAGGGGAGGGAGGAATGATGGGTCGCAGGCTGGGGAAAGTAATGGGAAGGGGACGGGGGGTAAATTGATGAGTAAGTCTACATGAAGGCATAGGGTAAGTAGGACGTGGAAAAGAATTGTGCTCGAGGTGAGCAAGAGGAAACCATTGGGAGAGGCGAATGTAGGGTTGAGTGGAGCTGGGAATGGGAAAAGGAAGCTGGAGGAAGGAGAGAGGGAGCGGATTGTGAGGCAAGTGGGGAAGGAGAATTGGAAGAAGGTCAGAACTGGGATTGAGTCTAGTGAATGCATGGATATGTTTGAGGGTATGGAGCCCACCCTAGAAGGGGCTCCAAGGTTTTTATGAAGGCTCTGGTGTGGAACTGTCGAGGTGCGGAGAGCCCCTTGACAGTTCTCCAATTGAGGGAGGTCGTGAGACTCCACTCTCCAGAATTAGTATTTTTGtcagaaacaaaaaagaaaaaaagttacTTAAATAAGGTGAAGCAGTGGATTAAGTTTGAGAATGTCTTTGTTGTGGATTCAGTTGGCATTGCAGGGGGTTTGGCTGTACTATGGAAAAAGGAGTTGGTGGTAAAAAAAACTTTGTTCACTAGTTTCACCATTGAGGTTTTAATAGAGGATAGTGAAGCAAAATGTGAATGGTGGTGTATATGTGTCTATGCTAGTACAGATTCGGGAATCAGAAAGGCACAGTGGGAGGTTATTTCCAGGAGGAAGGTACTATGGGATAAATATTGAGCCATTATGGGGGATATGAATGACATTGTTTCCAATAGTGAAAAGTGGGGAGGGAACCAACAGTCAGAAGGGAGGTTGCAAGATTTCAGATCCTTTATCAATGATAATGAACTGGTGGATATAGGATATGAAGGCAAACCATGGACGTGGAGTAACAACTGGGGGAATGAAGGTGAGGTGAAGGAGAGATTAGATAGGATTCTAGGCACCAAAGATTGGGTGGAGAGGATGGGAAAGGCTAAGTGTCTACATGTGGACACCGAGGCTTCCGATCATTGTATGTTGGTGTTGGATACAAGACCTGCTAGaaggagaaggaagaaaagattTATGTTTGATTCAAGGTGGTTACAGCAAGAGGGTATAGGGGAAGTGGTAAGGAAGGCTTGGGAGGAGAAGCAACAGGGATACAGGCTATACAAAGTGCAGTGTAAAATTAGGCAAGTTAGAATGGATTTCCTGAGATGGAGCAAAGGATGTACAGGAAACTCACGAAAACAGATTGAAATGTTGAAAAAAGAGATAAAGAAGACAAAGGAAAAGGCTGATGGAGGCTCTCGGGTACACCTGATAAACATTAAGAAGAAGCTGGTTGAGGGTTATAAGAAAGAGGAAATTTTCTGGAGTCAAAAGGCTAGGGTGCAGTGGCTAAAAGAGGGGGATAAAAACACTGGCTATTTTCATGCTATGGTGGTTGGTAGGAGAAAAAGGAATAGGATTAGCATGTTGCAGAAGAGGAGTGGGGAATGGTGTGAGGGTGAGGAGGAGACCTGCAAAGAGATATTAGACTacttttcacaaattttttCATCAGATAAGCCTGGTGACTTTGCAGGAATCTTGCAAGGAATCCCACAGACTGTCACTGCTGCAATGAATAGGAAACTAATCAGGCCAGTCACAGATCAGGAAATAAGTCGAGCTGTTTTTTCAATACATCCAAACAAGTCTCCAGGTCCAAATGGTATGTCTCCTgccttttttcaaaaattttggcatGTTATTAAAGCTGATGTTATCCAGGCTGTGCATAGCTTTTTCCATTCTAGTTACTTGCTTAAGTCTATCATTGAGACTTTGATTAGTTTGATTCCTAAAACTGAAGCCCCTTGTACCATGACTGATTTTAGACCGATTAGCTTATGTAACGTGCTCTACAAAATCATTTCCAAGGTTCTGACCAATAGATTCAAAACTGTCCTTAATAGTTGTATCAGTGAGtctcaatctgcctttgttccgGGCAGACAGATCTTAGATAATGTCCTTGTAGCCCATGAATGTGTTCACTtcctaaaaaataaaaggattgGGAAAGAGGGATACATGGCTCTCAAACCAGACATGTCCAAGGTATACGACAGAGTTGAGTGGAAATTTCTGGCCAAGGTGATGTTTAGGATGGGGTTTTGTCCTAGATGGATCAACTGGATCATGAACTGTGTAACTAGTGTAACCTACACAGTGAATTTTAATGGTGAGAAGACATGTTTTATTAGACCTTCTAGAGGTCTGAGACAAGGGGATCCTTTATCCCCCTACTTGTTCTTGATATGTGCTGAAGGGTTTACTTCCCTATTAAAGCAAGCTAATGATCAAAGGAGGTTGTCAGGCTTGCAGATTGCAAGAGGTGTCCCCAGACTGTCTCATCTGTTTTTTGCAGATGATTCCTTGATTTTTCGTAAGGCAAATGGGGAGGAAGCTGGTCATCTGAGGACGATCCTGGAGGCTTACGAACGAGCTTTTGGTTAGAAGATTAATATAGAGAAATCCTCAATCTTCTTCAGTAGGAATGTAAAGGAGGTACATAAAAGATGAGTGCTGGCTGAGCTATAGGGAATGAGGCAAGTGTTGCAGATCAAATATTTGGGATTGCCGTTGGTTATTGGGAGGTCTAAAAGGCAGATGTTTGAATTTATACGACAAAAAGCAACTGCAAGACTTACGGGATGGAAGGAGAAGCTATTGAGTCAAGCTGGAAAAGAGGTATTGTTAAAATCAGTTGTAATGGCTTTACCTACCTATGTAATGTCTTGCTGCTTGTTGCCACAGACCTTATGTAGGGACATATGCTCAGAAATGGCTAGGTTTTGGTGGGGACAGAAGAAAGATGGACAAAGGATTCACTGGCTCAGATGGGGAAAGCTGACTGAGGTCAAGTCAGATAGAGGGTTGGGCTTCAGGGAGCTGAGTGAGTTCAATTTAGCATTACTGGCTAAGCAGCTTTGGAGGCTTCTGACTAGGCCGAATCTCCTGGTGAGCAAGATAATGAAGGCTAGATACTTTAAAGGAATGTCTATCTGGGATACAAATGCAGCTAATGGTGACTCATGGTGTTGGAAGAGTTTTCTCAGTGCAAAACAGCTATTGGAATAAGGAACCAGGAAAAGGGTGGGGGATGGGAAATCTGTAAACATCTGGATGGATCGCTGGCTTCCTAGTTCAGAGGATGGAAGGGTCAAATCGAGGAGAAGGGAAGGAATGAAGGTCCAGAAAGTGAGTGAGCTTATTAGGGACGGGATGTGGGATAGGGAACTGATCAAGCAAGTTTTTGAGAAGGAGGAAGGGAGGGACATACTGAGAATCCCGCTTGGGGTACAATCTCTGAAGGATAGAATATATTGGAACTTCTCTCCTACAGGTATGTACACGGTTAAGTCAGGTTATAGATTGGctaagaagaggaaaatgaTGGGGTTGCAGGGGAGGACAGATGCTGGATCTAGTTGTACAAAGGTGGGAACTAACTCGAGCTGGACCTTTTTGTGGGGTTTGAACATGAAACATAAGCTGAAGCACTTCATTTGGAAATGCCTGCATGGGGTGCTGCCAGTTAATGCTGTGATCAGAGAGAGGTGCTTGAAAGATG is part of the Coffea eugenioides isolate CCC68of chromosome 6, Ceug_1.0, whole genome shotgun sequence genome and encodes:
- the LOC113773588 gene encoding uncharacterized protein LOC113773588, producing the protein MRQVLQIKYLGLPLVIGRSKRQMFEFIRQKATARLTGWKEKLLSQAGKEVLLKSVVMALPTYVMSCCLLPQTLCRDICSEMARFWWGQKKDGQRIHWLRWGKLTEVKSDRGLGFRELSEFNLALLAKQLWRLLTRPNLLVSKIMKARYFKGMSIWDTNAANGDSWCWKSFLSAKQLLE
- the LOC113775414 gene encoding probable xyloglucan endotransglucosylase/hydrolase protein 23; translation: MAYSSCSSSLVRIFLTSFIGSTFVVLASARNFYQEVDITWGGDGRAKILNNGGLLTLSLDKTSGSGFQSKKEYLFGKIDMQLKLVAGNSAGTVTAYYLSSQGPTHDEIDFEFLGNLSGDPYILHTNVYSQGKGNREQQFYLWFDPTADFHTYSVLWNPRRIIFSVDGTPIREYKNPESLGVPYPKNQPMRIYSSLWNADDWATRGGLVKADWSKAPFTASYRNFNENACIWSSGKSSCNSNTASNNAWLNQELDASSQERLKWVQKNYMIYNYCTDLKRFPQGFPPECAINKSS